DNA from Brachyspira aalborgi:
TAATATTTCTAATTTATTATTTATATTGTTTCTTTTTGTCATAGAATTTTATATTATAGTAAAAATTATTTAGTGTAAAGTATTAATTGTAGATAAAATTATTTATTATAATTAAGAGAATTTAATTTTATAGTTTTTAATTATATGATAATAAACTAAACCATTAATATTAATTGACAAAAATAAATCTATCGTATAAAATATTATCTTTCATAGAAATGAAAAAATAAAAATATATAGGATTCTATTTATGGAAAAGTTTTTTAAATTAAAAGAAAACGGAACAAATATTAAAACTGAAATTATAGCGGGATTTACAACTTTTATGACAATGGCTTATATATTAGCCGTTAATCCCGATATACTTGGAGCAACGGGAATGGATAAAGGAGCTGTATTTACGGCTACCGTTATATCTTCTTTAATAGCCACTTTGGTAATGGCGCTTTTGGCAAATCTTCCTTTCGCATTGGCGCCTGGAATGGGATTGAACGCATTTTTTGCATATACTGTAGTTATAGGAATGGGACAAAGTTGGCAAACTGCTTTAACTGCGGTTTTAATTGAAGGAATTATATTTATAATTCTTACGGCTTTTAATGTAAGAGAGGCTATAGTTAATAGTATCCCTCTTAATATGAAAAGAGCGATATCGGTAGGAATTGGACTTTTTATAGCTTTTATTGGACTTCAAAATTCTCAAATTATAGTTAATAATGATGCCACATTAATAGGACTTGGAAATATAACTTCGGGAAACGGATTGCTTGCGATTATAGGAATTATTATAATATCGATACTTTTAAGTTATAATGTTAGAGGAGCAATTTTACTTGGAATATTAATAACTTCTATAATAGGAATTCCAATGGGAATAACAAAATTATCTCCGCATGGAAGTTTTATGCCTCCTTCTTTAGAGCCTATAGCTTTTAAGTTTGATTTTATAAATATATTAAGCCCAAATATGATTATAGTAATATTTACATTTTTATTTGTAGATATTTTCGATACGGTTGGAACTTTAGTCGGAGTATGCACAAAAGCGAATATGCTTACAAAAGACGGAGAAGTGCCAAGATGTAAACAAGCTTTATTTGCCGACTCTATAGGAACTGTGGCTGGCGCATGTTTGGGAACTTCGACTGTAACTACTTTTGTAGAAAGCGCTTCTGGAGTCGCAGAAGGAGGAAAAACGGGATTAACTTCTTTAGTGTTTTCAGCATTAATGTTTATTTCGTTATTTTTATCAAATATATTTTTATCAATACCGTCAGCTGCAACCGCTCCCGCTTTAATAATAGTCGGATTATTTATGATGACGCCGATACTCGAAATTAATTTTGAAGATTATACGGAATCTATTCCCGCTTTTATATGCATAATATTTATGCCTTTTGCTTATAGCATAGCCGAAGGAATAACTTTCGGAGTTTTATCGTTTACTCTTTTAAAATTAGTATCGGGAAAAATTAAAGAAATTTCGTTATTCACTTGGATATTGTCGGCTTTCTTACTCTTAAAAATATTTATGCCAATAATACAAAAAATGATTAATTAGAAAAATTATTAAGGCGAGGTTGATTATAAAAAATCCCTTGCCTTTTTAATTATTTATTTTAAGAATAATTTAAAATTATAAAATCAATATTTTAAATTTAAATATGCGATTTATAAAAAAGATTGTTTTATTACTGATAATATATTATAATTTAAAAAATATATTTATTAAATTAAGGAAAATTAATTAATGAAAAATTTAAAAATAATATCATGGAATGTAAACGGAATAAGAGCGGCTTATAAAAAAGGACTCGTTGATTTTATAAAAAAAGAAAATCCCGATATTATATGTTTGCAGGAAACGAAAGCTTTTGAAGAACAGCTTCCCGAAGACTTAAAAAATATAGAAGGTTATAAATTATTTCTTAATCCTGCCGACCCAGAAATTAAAAAAGGATATAGCGGAGTAGCGATTTATTCAAAATTAAAACCTAATAAAGAAATTAAAAATAAAATAGGAAATCAATTCACGGATAGAGAAGGAAGAATATTATCTTTAGAGTTTGACGATTTTGTTATATTCAATGTTTATTTTCCAAATGGCGGAAAGTCTGAAAAGCATTTTGAATATAAATTAACTTTTTACAAAGAGATTATTAAATATTTAAGCAAATTGAAAAACGAAACCAATATTATTTTATGCGGAGATATGAATATCGCTCATGAGGCTATTGATTTAGCTCGCCCAAAAGAAAATGAAAAGAGCATAGGTTTTTTGCCCGAAGAGAGAGCGCTTATAACAAAATTTTTAAGCAAAGGATTTACCGACACATTTAGAATGTTTGTTAAAGAAAACGGACATTATAGTTGGTGGGACATGAAAACTAGGTCGAGAGAGACAAATGTAGGTTGGAGAATAGATTATTTTTTTGTTAATAACGAGATTGCAAAAGATATTAAAAGAGCGGATATATTAAGCGAAGTTATGGGAAGCGACCATTGTCCAATTTTAATAGAATGGAAAAAATAAAGCGCATAATAAATACTTGATTTTTTTATTATATATAATATATTGCAATTTATCCGTTATTTTAATTAAAGGAGATTTCAATTGGTAAGAACTATAATTGAAGATAAAACGGCTATTATACATATAGAAAAAAATATTATATCGGAAAATGTCGATATACTTGAAGATAAATTATCTTATATAAAAAATTTAGGAGTTTCAAATTTTATTTTTGACTTTCATAAAACGGAATATATGTGTTCTTCAGCTTTGGGTTTAATCGCCTCAATTTTAAGAATCTCTTCAGAGAAAGGAGGAAAAGTTTATTTTTGTTCTTTGACTAGTCAGTTAAAAAAATTATTTGAAGCTATGAAATTTTTGAATATAGTAAATACAGCCGCTAATATTGAAGAGGCTTTAAATAAAATAGATTAATGGATTTATATGCTTATACGGATTATTGATTTTATATATGTTTTGATAATACAAACTTTAAGACTTTATTCTTTTATATGGTTTATTTGGATTATCATAAGTTGGTTAACCGCATTCGGAGCGATTAATTTGGATTATTATAATCCGATTGTTAGATTTTTTTATAATATAACGGATGGAATAATCGACAGAATATTTGGAGATTTTAGAAGTAAATTTATAATCGGCGTAATAGATATATCGCCTTTGATTTTTCTTTTAATAATTACTATGGTTTTACCGCAGATAATAAGATTTATATATATTTCTATTTATTATGAATTCTTTAGATAAAATAAAACAATATATGAGCGAAGGCGATTTTAGAAAAGCTATAAAAGAATTAGATTTAATAATATCTAAAGAACCGAATAACGCCATAGCTTTTTATATGCGAGGAAAATCGGCGTTTATAGAAATACAAAATGAAAAATACGATAATAGTTTGGAAGCTACAAAATCTTTAATATATTCTACTATAGAACATGATTTAAATAAATCTATAGAAATAGACCCAAATATAATAGACGCATATAGAGGCTTAATGTATTTAAATAGAGTCGTAAGAAATGTAGATAAAGAGAGAGAGTTTGCTCAAATTCTTTTGGAAAAATCTAAAGAAACTTCAATCGATGCTTTGCTTATTTTAGCGAGCAGTTATTTAAACAATGGAAAAGACGAATCGGATTTTCATCAAGCAATCGGTTTTTACGATGATTTTATTAAAAGAGTCGATATTGAAGATAGCAAAATGGCGAGATTTGAAAGAGGACTTTGTTATTATAATTTGGATATTTTAAATAAAGCCGATGCGGAAGCGAATAAACTCATTGAAGATTTTCCAATGTATGACGATGCTTATTTTTTGAAAGGAATCGCATTATCTAAAAACTCAATCAATTCTGATTTTTTTGAAGATGCAATTTTCTTTTTAAATAGAGCGGTTGAATTAAATAATAAAAATTATAACGCTTTGTATGAAATAGCGGAATGGCATTTTGAAAAAGAAAATTATAGAAAGGCTATTGAAACTTACGGTAAATTGCTTGAAAGTAAAAATAAATATAATTTAGCCTCTTTGCTTGGAAAAACTCAAGCGTTTCATGATATGATTATTGAAAGCGGAGAATATAAAGAAAATGAAGAAACAAATAAAGATTTGGATGAAGCTTTTAATTTAATTGATAAAGTTATTGAAATTTTAGGAGACGATATAAAGAGCGTTCAATATAAATATTATAAAGGAAATTTATATTCTTATAAAGGCGAGATAGATAAAGCGAAAGAAGAATTTGAAAAAATTATTAAAGAGATAAAAGATATAGACGATTGGCTTTATCAGAGAATTTCCGAGTTTTATTATAATTATGCAGAAAACAAAGACGATTATAAAAAATCTTTAGAATATTTGGAAAAGATTAAAGATAAAAAAAATTCAATTTATAATTTAATGATATTTGTAAATTACGAATTAAAAAATTACAAAAAAATAGTTGAAATATGCGAAGAGTTTTTAAATAGATTTTTATCTTTAAATAATAATAAAGATTTTGAAGATATTGAAGAAAATAATATTTATTATATAAGATTTATTTACGCGTATTCTTTGCAAATGATTGGCTCTAATAATTACGATTTGATAGTTGAAAATTATAAAATTTGTCTTAACGATGAAACTTTAGATAAAGCTTTAATATATAGAAGCATTGCAAAAATAATGATGTATAATATGGATTATAAATATTATTTGGAAGGAATTGAAAATTTAAAATTATCGATGCAATTAAACGATGCATTATCTTATTATTTATACGCTAAAGAATTATTTTACGGAAATATTATAGCGCCTTGCCCCGAGCTTGCAATTGGACTTGCTAATAATTCAATAGAATTGGATGCAAATTTGGAATGCGCTTATATTATAATGGGAAGAGGTTATGAGCTTGGCAGAGGAGTTGAAAAAAATGAAAATAAAGCTTTTGAAATATATTGTAAAGCTAACGAAATAGCGAAAATAAATAATTCAAAATGTTCATGCTCAAAAGCCGCTTTGGCTCACTGTTATTATAACGGAATAGGAGTTAAAAAAAATCAATCTAAAGCTTTAAGCATAGTAAAAAAAATAGCCGAAACGAGAGGAAGATTTTCTCATAGCCATATAGCTTTATTATATTCTTATTTCGCTCTCAATAATTTTGAAGGATTTGATTTGAAAAAAGCTCTATCTTTATTTAATCAAACTTTGACTCATTATAGCGATTTATCAGTCGTTATGACGCTAAAAAGATTGTATAAAAAATTAGGCAGAAATAAAGATGTTAAAAGAATGATTAAAATCGAAGCGGAAACTTTAAAAAGAACGGGAGAGTTTAATTTAAATTATTTAAGAAATTATATTAAGAATTTTAAGAATTTTTATCCGATTCCTTTTTAACAATTCTTTGTTATAAATTGATTTGATATATTTGTTGGATATTTTATTAATATTTTTTATTTATAAAAAATTCAGGCTGTAGGTTCACATAGCGAGCTTTTTAAGAAATAGAAAATAATAAAAGCTATCGGGATTAATTTGGTAGCTTTTTTAGTTTATGGAAAGTTTCTTTATTTTTGAAATAGAATTTAATTTTTATAATAAGATTTTTTTGAATAATTATTTTATTAATTTACTTTTAATTTATTAAATTTTTTGTTATAATTTGTTATTACTTTAATTTTGGAAATATAAAAAATGGAACAACCAAAAGTTTATAATACAGAAGAAGATTTAATTAAATGGCTTAAATATGATTTAAAAGAACAGAGAAAAGAAATAGCAAAAAGTAAAAATATTGATATAAAAGAGGTTAAATATAAAGAACTTGTTTTAAATTTTGGAAATAATAAAATACCAATCAAAGAAAATGAAAAACTGCTACAAGGTGGAAATATTACTAAATATATAAACTGTTTTATTAGATTTGACTTGATTTTGGAAAATATTCTTAAACATTTTAACATAGAAGAGCAATATATAATAATAATAGAAGAAGAAAACAATTTTCAATATTTAATATGCCCTTTTAAAGTTAATATTAGCCATTGCATTTTTGAGGCAACAATCATACGATTTTATGGTACAATATTTGAAGAAATTGTTAGTTTTGTTAATACTACATTCTATAATGAAGTAGATTTCTTTGCTTTAAAATTTATTAAAGGCGTTTATTTTGATAGAGTAAATTTTGATTGTGGTAAAAATATAGTATTTAATGATGTGATTTTTAAAAATAAAGTCGATTTTTCAGATTTACATTGGAAAAATAAATTATTATTTTATAATATAAATTCTAATTTAGAATTTAATCTATCTAAATTAAATATTATAGATGCTTTAGAAATTATAGAATTTAATAAAAATAAAGAAGATAATTTTGCCTCTATAATTAATTTAGATAATATATCATTTGAAAATTCAAAATCTTTATTATCAATAAAAGATGTAACGAACACAATAGAGAGCGTTAGTTTAAAAGGTATATACATGAATGGGAGAATAAACTTTTATAATATTAAAATTAAAAATATTAATTTACAAGGAACAAATATAATCGGAGATTTTTCAGATATAAATTGTGAATATGATAATCTCTCAAATTGGCAAACTGCAAGAATTTTTAAACATGAAGAATATAAAAAATCTAATACTATAAAAGCTTTAGAATACCATGCCGAAGAAATAAAATTGTATAAA
Protein-coding regions in this window:
- a CDS encoding tetratricopeptide repeat protein, coding for MNSLDKIKQYMSEGDFRKAIKELDLIISKEPNNAIAFYMRGKSAFIEIQNEKYDNSLEATKSLIYSTIEHDLNKSIEIDPNIIDAYRGLMYLNRVVRNVDKEREFAQILLEKSKETSIDALLILASSYLNNGKDESDFHQAIGFYDDFIKRVDIEDSKMARFERGLCYYNLDILNKADAEANKLIEDFPMYDDAYFLKGIALSKNSINSDFFEDAIFFLNRAVELNNKNYNALYEIAEWHFEKENYRKAIETYGKLLESKNKYNLASLLGKTQAFHDMIIESGEYKENEETNKDLDEAFNLIDKVIEILGDDIKSVQYKYYKGNLYSYKGEIDKAKEEFEKIIKEIKDIDDWLYQRISEFYYNYAENKDDYKKSLEYLEKIKDKKNSIYNLMIFVNYELKNYKKIVEICEEFLNRFLSLNNNKDFEDIEENNIYYIRFIYAYSLQMIGSNNYDLIVENYKICLNDETLDKALIYRSIAKIMMYNMDYKYYLEGIENLKLSMQLNDALSYYLYAKELFYGNIIAPCPELAIGLANNSIELDANLECAYIIMGRGYELGRGVEKNENKAFEIYCKANEIAKINNSKCSCSKAALAHCYYNGIGVKKNQSKALSIVKKIAETRGRFSHSHIALLYSYFALNNFEGFDLKKALSLFNQTLTHYSDLSVVMTLKRLYKKLGRNKDVKRMIKIEAETLKRTGEFNLNYLRNYIKNFKNFYPIPF
- a CDS encoding pentapeptide repeat-containing protein, translating into MEQPKVYNTEEDLIKWLKYDLKEQRKEIAKSKNIDIKEVKYKELVLNFGNNKIPIKENEKLLQGGNITKYINCFIRFDLILENILKHFNIEEQYIIIIEEENNFQYLICPFKVNISHCIFEATIIRFYGTIFEEIVSFVNTTFYNEVDFFALKFIKGVYFDRVNFDCGKNIVFNDVIFKNKVDFSDLHWKNKLLFYNINSNLEFNLSKLNIIDALEIIEFNKNKEDNFASIINLDNISFENSKSLLSIKDVTNTIESVSLKGIYMNGRINFYNIKIKNINLQGTNIIGDFSDINCEYDNLSNWQTARIFKHEEYKKSNTIKALEYHAEEIKLYKEELINKPNKTLKDFGDIFSIYLSSLYSDNGLNWVKSFLCTILFSILFFTMSYNISCIPIFTIAFISILYVLLYNKNILNHIFVSAIIYIIVSIVFSFIYFEGYNNIDYVIKELFSFIAPTNFSQILYDKEYLSYIYDCKSNIKIICFIEIVFKGILYFLGKIAFWYGSVQTVQAFRKFSKKE
- a CDS encoding NCS2 family permease codes for the protein MEKFFKLKENGTNIKTEIIAGFTTFMTMAYILAVNPDILGATGMDKGAVFTATVISSLIATLVMALLANLPFALAPGMGLNAFFAYTVVIGMGQSWQTALTAVLIEGIIFIILTAFNVREAIVNSIPLNMKRAISVGIGLFIAFIGLQNSQIIVNNDATLIGLGNITSGNGLLAIIGIIIISILLSYNVRGAILLGILITSIIGIPMGITKLSPHGSFMPPSLEPIAFKFDFINILSPNMIIVIFTFLFVDIFDTVGTLVGVCTKANMLTKDGEVPRCKQALFADSIGTVAGACLGTSTVTTFVESASGVAEGGKTGLTSLVFSALMFISLFLSNIFLSIPSAATAPALIIVGLFMMTPILEINFEDYTESIPAFICIIFMPFAYSIAEGITFGVLSFTLLKLVSGKIKEISLFTWILSAFLLLKIFMPIIQKMIN
- a CDS encoding exodeoxyribonuclease III, which encodes MKNLKIISWNVNGIRAAYKKGLVDFIKKENPDIICLQETKAFEEQLPEDLKNIEGYKLFLNPADPEIKKGYSGVAIYSKLKPNKEIKNKIGNQFTDREGRILSLEFDDFVIFNVYFPNGGKSEKHFEYKLTFYKEIIKYLSKLKNETNIILCGDMNIAHEAIDLARPKENEKSIGFLPEERALITKFLSKGFTDTFRMFVKENGHYSWWDMKTRSRETNVGWRIDYFFVNNEIAKDIKRADILSEVMGSDHCPILIEWKK
- a CDS encoding YggT family protein; its protein translation is MLIRIIDFIYVLIIQTLRLYSFIWFIWIIISWLTAFGAINLDYYNPIVRFFYNITDGIIDRIFGDFRSKFIIGVIDISPLIFLLIITMVLPQIIRFIYISIYYEFFR
- a CDS encoding STAS domain-containing protein; protein product: MVRTIIEDKTAIIHIEKNIISENVDILEDKLSYIKNLGVSNFIFDFHKTEYMCSSALGLIASILRISSEKGGKVYFCSLTSQLKKLFEAMKFLNIVNTAANIEEALNKID